In Longimicrobiaceae bacterium, the sequence GTCGCCGTGCTCCGGCGGCCGGGCCGCGCCCTCGGCGAGGGCACGACGAACGTAGGCAGCGCGGCGGACGTCCGCATCTCCGTCCGGGAGCGCCGATTCGGCTGCCTGCTCGAGGTGTGCGGCCTGGCTGAAGATCATGATCCGGTTCAGCGAGTATACACTGAGCCCGGGTATTAGTTTCAGCCCCACGCCAAGCCTGACGCCGCTCAGAAGGTTCATCACCTCCTCGAAAGAAGCGCTCCTGGCGTGCCTCAGCAGGCCGTACGCCCTCCACACCTTGTCCTCGATCACCACCGGCGCGTCGCGCAGCAGCACGCCCCGCGCCGACGTCTCGTACTGGACCACCTGCTGCACGATCCGCTGCAGGTGGTCGATCAGGTCTTCCTCGCTCTTGCCCAGCGTGGTCTGGTTGGAGATCTGGAAGAAGTTGCCCACGACCTCGCTCCCCTCGCCGTACAGCCCGCGGAAGGTGAGGCCCACCTGCGCGATCCCCTGCAGGACCTTGTTGATCTCCTGCGTGAGCACCAGCCCCGGCAGGTGCATGAGCACCGACGCGCGCAGCCCCGTGCCCACGTTCGTGGGGCACGAGGTCAGATAGCCGAACTCGGGATGGAACGCGTACGGAAGTTTGCTCCCCAGCTCGTCGTCCAGCCGGTCGATCACCCGCCACGCGTCGCGCAGCCGGAAGCCGCCCAGGATGCTCTGGAGCCGAAGGTGGTCTTCCTCGTTGACCATGATGCTCACCGGCCCGTCGTCGCCCATGAGGAGCGCCGCGTCGGTCGCCGGGCCTCCCCCGCTGCCGCCCACCAGCTCGCGGCTCACCAGGTGGCGCTCCACGAGCAGCTGCCGGTCGGTGGCGCCGAGACGGGGGATGAGCAGCGCCGGACCCGCGCGCAGCGACTCCGTGGCGGCGGCGGCCTCGCGCGTGAGGCGCAGCACGGCCTCGCGGTCCGCCGCGTCTGCGCGAACGCCGAAGCGGTGGCCGTGGAGGTTGCGCGCCAGGCGGATGCGCGTGGAAAGCACGATGTCGGCGTTGGGGCCGTCGGCGTGCAGCCAGCCCAGGCCGGCTTCGGGGTCGCGGGGCAGCTTCTGCGTCTCCACGGCTACTCCACCGCTTCCAGGCGGCGGATCTGGTCGCGCAGCGCCGCCGCGCGCTCGAAGTCCTCCTCGTCCACCGCCCGCTGGAGGCTGCGGCGGAGCGAGACGGCGCGCGCGGTGCGGTCCATCTCCGTCGGGTCCGGCGGCAGGTAGACCTTGCCCACGTGCTGCGTACCCCCGTGCAGCTTCCGCAGCAGGCCGCGCAGGCTGCCGTCGAACGTGCTCCAGCAGCGCGAGCAGCCCAGGCGGCCGGTGCGCTTGAAGTCCGCCAGCGTCAGCCCGCAGCCGGGGCACGCGCCCGCGGGGGCCGCCGTTCCCGTCGCACCCGTCTTGCCCATCTGCGCCAGAAAGTCGGCCAGGGGCCCGCTGCCCGCGCCGCCCACGCCCGTCTCCAGGCCCTTGGCGGCCGCGCAGCCCTCGCACAGGTGGCGCGTGGTCATCTGGTCGTTCTCGATCTGCGTGAGGTGGATCGCCGCCTCGTGCTTGCCACAGTTGTCGCACCGCATTCGTTGAAGCCCCTCGCGGGATTGTGCCTCGCGCGCCGCGCCGGAGAGACCGCGCATCCGCATCTGCCGGGCCGCGGCGGCTCGTGCCGCGGCGCTCCGTGCAGTGTTACACCGCGGGCGCTATTCCGGGTCGCCGCTCCCCCGCCCCGCATCTCCCGTCCCAGCTAGGTCCGCAGACGACAGGACCGACGCAGCGGATCGCGCCGGGACCGAAGCTCCGTCCGCGGACAGCGGCAATGCGGCGAGGTCGGCGACGGACGCTTCCTCCGCTGCGGCGGCCATCTCCGCGGCAGGGGCGACGGCGGGGACCAGGTGGCCGCCGTGCAGCCGCAGCACACGCCCGGCGCGGCCGGCGAGCCCCATGTCGTGCGTCACCAGCACCATGGCCGCGCCCTGGATCGCGCTGACGTCGAACAGCATGTCGTGCAGCCGCTCGCTCGTCTGCGGGTCCAGGTTGCCCGACGGCTCGTCCGCGAGCAGCACCACCGGCCGGTTCGCCAGGGCTCGCGCGACGGCCACCCGCTGCTGCTCGCCGCCGGAGAGTTGCGAGGGCTTGTGGTGCAGGCGCCCCTCCAGGCCCACGGACGCGAGCAGCTCCCTCGCGCGGTCCAGCGCCGCGCCGCGCGCGACGCCCTGGATCAGCTGGGGCATCATTACGTTCTCCACCGCGCTGAACTCCCGCAGCAGGTGGTGGAACTGGAAGACGAAGCCGATGGTGGCGCCGCGCAGCTTCGCCAGCTCCTCGTCACCCATGCGGCTCAAGCGCCGGCCGCCTACCTCGACCTCGCCCTCGCTGGGCCGGTCCAGGCCGCCCAGCACGTGCAGCAGCGTGGACTTCCCGGAGCCGCTCTGGCCCACCACCGCGACCGTCTCGCCCGCGAGAATATCAAGATCCACGCCGTCCAGCACGCAGATCGCGGAGCCGTCTCCGCCCACGTACTCCTTGCGCAGGCCCCGCGCCTGCACCGCCGTAGGCACCGCCGCGCCGGGTGCGCCCACGGGGGTCGCCAGCACGCTACTCATGGCGGATCGCGTCGATGGGGGTGAGCCGCGCCGCCTGCATGGCCGGGTAGATGGTCGCCAGAAACGAGATCACCAGCGTGCTGAGCAGGATCATCCCCACGTCGAACAGGTCGAACGCCACGGGGAGATGGCTCACGAAGTAGATGTCACCGGGAATCTTGATCAGCTCGAAATAGTCTAGCGCCCACGTGATGATCCCCCCGCCGATCCCGCCGATGAGCGAGCCGACCGCGCCGATCACCAGGCCCTGGATCATGAAGATGCGCAGCACCTTGCGCGAGCTGAGGCCCATCGACTTGAGCACCCCGATCTCGCGCGTCTTGTCCGCCACCACCATGACGAGCGTCGAGACGATGTTGAACGCGGCGACGATCACGATGAGCAGCAGGATCACGCTCATGGCCAGCTTCTCCAGCTTGAGCGCGGAGAAGAGCGAGGCGTTCATCCGCTTCCAGTCGTCCGTGCGGTACGGAACTCCCAGCTTGGCGACGATGGCGTCGCTCACCGCGTCGGCCTGCAGCGGGTCCGGCGTGCGCACCTCCAGCCCGCTGACCGCGCCGCCCAGGCCGATGAGCTGCTGGGCCGCGGGGATGGTCGTGTACATGAACTTGTTGTCGTACTCGTACATCCCCGTGGTGAAGCGCCCCATCACCTCGAAGCGCCGCATCGTGGGCATCACGCCGCCCGCGGGGTTGATCTTCAGCGCGTTGCCCTGGAACGCGGTGATGGTCACCGTGTCGCCCGGCAGCACGTTGAGCCGCGTCGCCAGCGCGTAGCCGATGAGGATGGGAGGGAGGCCGGACGTCGTGGGGCCGAGGTGCAGCGAG encodes:
- a CDS encoding ABC transporter ATP-binding protein is translated as MSSVLATPVGAPGAAVPTAVQARGLRKEYVGGDGSAICVLDGVDLDILAGETVAVVGQSGSGKSTLLHVLGGLDRPSEGEVEVGGRRLSRMGDEELAKLRGATIGFVFQFHHLLREFSAVENVMMPQLIQGVARGAALDRARELLASVGLEGRLHHKPSQLSGGEQQRVAVARALANRPVVLLADEPSGNLDPQTSERLHDMLFDVSAIQGAAMVLVTHDMGLAGRAGRVLRLHGGHLVPAVAPAAEMAAAAEEASVADLAALPLSADGASVPARSAASVLSSADLAGTGDAGRGSGDPE
- a CDS encoding UvrB/UvrC motif-containing protein, with the protein product MRCDNCGKHEAAIHLTQIENDQMTTRHLCEGCAAAKGLETGVGGAGSGPLADFLAQMGKTGATGTAAPAGACPGCGLTLADFKRTGRLGCSRCWSTFDGSLRGLLRKLHGGTQHVGKVYLPPDPTEMDRTARAVSLRRSLQRAVDEEDFERAAALRDQIRRLEAVE
- a CDS encoding protein arginine kinase gives rise to the protein METQKLPRDPEAGLGWLHADGPNADIVLSTRIRLARNLHGHRFGVRADAADREAVLRLTREAAAATESLRAGPALLIPRLGATDRQLLVERHLVSRELVGGSGGGPATDAALLMGDDGPVSIMVNEEDHLRLQSILGGFRLRDAWRVIDRLDDELGSKLPYAFHPEFGYLTSCPTNVGTGLRASVLMHLPGLVLTQEINKVLQGIAQVGLTFRGLYGEGSEVVGNFFQISNQTTLGKSEEDLIDHLQRIVQQVVQYETSARGVLLRDAPVVIEDKVWRAYGLLRHARSASFEEVMNLLSGVRLGVGLKLIPGLSVYSLNRIMIFSQAAHLEQAAESALPDGDADVRRAAYVRRALAEGAARPPEHGDLTD
- a CDS encoding FtsX-like permease family protein, whose protein sequence is MNIEWFISRRYLASRRGTRFLSLITLIAIGGVSVGVMALIVVISVMTGLQRDLRDKILGTNPHIWVMTYGEGMRMDDWQGAMKKVRQVPGVLAAAPFVHTEVGVSNRSGYAEGGILRGVDATSPGPPVTDIVKKIRLDSLHLGPTTSGLPPILIGYALATRLNVLPGDTVTITAFQGNALKINPAGGVMPTMRRFEVMGRFTTGMYEYDNKFMYTTIPAAQQLIGLGGAVSGLEVRTPDPLQADAVSDAIVAKLGVPYRTDDWKRMNASLFSALKLEKLAMSVILLLIVIVAAFNIVSTLVMVVADKTREIGVLKSMGLSSRKVLRIFMIQGLVIGAVGSLIGGIGGGIITWALDYFELIKIPGDIYFVSHLPVAFDLFDVGMILLSTLVISFLATIYPAMQAARLTPIDAIRHE